The genomic region ACTGTACGTCTGTCGTAAATCGAAGCCAGTGCGAGGACAGACCGGGCGTCATCACTGGCACAGGGACAATAAACACCCGCTTGCCCTTCTCTGCCGCGGTGAGTTTCAGCAACGACTCGTAGGACCACACTGACGGCCCGCCGATGTCGTAGGTCTCGCCGCGAGTCTCGTCGGTACCGAGTAACGCCACAAGGTAGCTAATCGCGTCGTCGACGCCAATGGGCTGACACGGCGTTCGAACCCATTTCGGGACGAGCATCAGCGGCAGGCGGTCGGTCAGGTCGTCGACGATCCGAAAGCTCGCACTCTCCGGGCCGATGATAACCGCCGCCCGGAGCACTGTCAGGTCGAATGACCCCTCCACCAGCACCGATTCGACTTCGCGCCGCGACGCCAGATGTGGCGAGAGGTTCTCCTCGTCACCGCTGATACCGCTGAGATAGACGACACGGTCGACACCCGCAGCTGACGCCGAGTCAGCGAACCGGCGAGCGTAGCGACGGTCTAGCTCAGCGAAGTTCTCGGAGGTGAGCGAGTGGATGAGGTAGTACGCAACGTCGATATCGTCACAGAGACCGTCAAGGGAGTCCGGGTCGCCGAGGTCGCCCTCAAATGGCTCAACCCCTTCAGGAAAGGACTCCTCGCTCGCGCTCCGGGAGAACGCCACCACATCGTGGCCTGCGTCGTCCAAGGCACGAACCAGTCGCCGTCCGATGAATCCGGTCGCACCCACAACGAGCACACGCATGTGTTCGTACCTTGTGTCGGAACCCCAAGGACGTTGCGGCGATTCCCTTGCAGTCCTGTCGATGTCCGGGACCGCAGAACAAGACACATCGCCTATACAGTGGGTCGCAGAAAGCGGGCGGCGAGGGATTTGAACCCCCGACCATCTGGTCCGGAACCAGGCGTTCTGTCCGCTGAACTAGCCGCCCACAGAAAACGGTATCAGACTGTCCGTCTTAACGGTTGTGAACCACCGGGGCGAACAGCGGGACTATCGTGTTTGTGGAGCAGTCCCTCCTCACTCGTCGAACCAAGCCTCCGCACGAGTCTTGAGTGATTCACCGACCGACTGCGGCTTCGTGTTCACCCAGGCTGCACCGTTCAGTTCGCTTGGCTGGATCGAGATACACCCGTTGCGATACCGGCCATCGAAGTACGCCCAGAGCGTATGCAGTCGTTCATCGGAGCCATCAGCCACTGTCCGCAGGTGTTCGAGGCGAAAGCAGTCCTGTACTGTACACTCGATACCTGTTTCCTCATGTACTTCACGGACAGCAGCGTCTTCAAAGGTCTCACCGGACTCAACACCACCGCCGGGGACTTGCCACGTCGCGCTACCGCGATGGAGGATCATAAGGACCCGAGTCCCGTCCTGCTGGTCGTTCGGTCCCATCGAGTCAGACAATTCGGCCGCTTGCTCGGGCGCCCGGACCACCCAGACGTACCCGCTGCCGACGTAGCCGTCGCGGACGACCGTCCGAAGGTAGTCGAAGAGTTCGTCGGACACAACCTCGTCTTTGTCACGCACGGAGACACCGTCGTAGTGGTCAAGCAGTCGGTCTTTACACGTCCGGACTCGCGTTTCGTTCAACTCGGCGGGCATAACAGGTCAGCACAAAGAGCGGCGATAAAATGTGAGTGAGCGGTGGTCTCAGGGCGACTCGCCGGTTTCGAGGGTAAAGTCGCTGGTCGGATAGGCGACACAGGTCAGGCAGTACCCTTCTTCCATGTCGTCGTCCATCAGCGAGTCGTTGTTGCTGTGGCGGATGTAGTCCTCGGCCGGGCCGTCCTCGATGTGGCCGGCACAGGAAATACACTGGCCCTCGCGGCAGGCGTAGGGGAGGTCCCAGCCCTCCTCTTCGCCGGCGTCGAGAATCGGCTCGTTGTTGGCGACCTCGATTGTCTCTCCTTCCTTGGCGAATTCGATTTCGTAGTACTCGACCTCGTCGTCGGCGATGTCATCGGGGTCGAAGCCTTCGTCTTCTTCCTCGACTGCTTCACCTTCGCCGAGTTCGCCTTCGGCCTCACCAGCCGGAATCGCTGCGGCACCGCCACCACCGATAGAACGGTTGTACGGCTCCGGGAAGTCCGTCTCAGGGACTGTCGCAGCCCGCTGCTCGAGGACCTCCTGAGAGATATCTTCCGGTGCCTCCCAACCGGTCCCTTTGGCGTAGTGGAGCGCGACCACTATCAGGGTAAGCGTGGCCCCGACGGCGACTCCAACGAGTTCTACCATGTGCACGGCTATGGAATACTGGTTTAATTAGCTGTTGTTTCACCCGCAGCCACCCGCGAACGGCCCGGCCATCAGATGACTATGTGCTCGGCGGATGCAATTAATTTCCACATTGTTTAGTAACCTCAATTAATGAAAGAGCATATGGGACTAAAAGATTCGTGGAACAATCTCGGTACCGCAGGGAAGGTACTCGTCGGATTGGGTGTTGGTATGGCTGTCCTGTTTATCCTGATTCCGCTTGTCATCATCGTCGCGGCGGTAGTTGCATCCTTCGTGTTAGGTATGGGTAGCGGTGGAGGCGACGTAGCTGTGGCCCCGCAGGCCTCGTTCTCGTTCGAGTACGAGCAGACACCAGACGGGGTAGTTACTGTCGTGACGCACGACGGCGGTGATACGATCAGCGCGGAGCAACTCACTATCGAAGTGGCAGACGGACAAACAGTAGGGTGGAACAGTGACGACGGCGAAGTGACTGTCGGCGATCAGTCAAGCGTTAGCGTCGAGGGCGGAGACGAAGTCAGCCTCGTCTGGCACGGAGACGACCAGACAACAGTGCTGGCAAGAAGTACTGCACCGGCAAGCGAATACTGAAGCGACGCGGGAACACACTCACTCCCGTCGTGGGACCTCGTGGCGACCGAAGCCGTATCGGAGTCGGCTGGCAAGGCGGCGCGAGAAGCGCCCGTCATCGGCCCGCGAGCCGAACCGCTCGGCCAGCGACTGGTAGATAAGCGGCACCGGGACTTCCTGTTCGAGTGCCTCCTGCACGGTCCAGGTGCCGGTCGACCCGCCTTCGACGCGGTCAGCCACGTCGCCGAGGTCGTTGCCTTCCTCGCGGAACGCCTCCTCGCAGAGTTCCAGCAGCCACGATCGGATGACGGCCCCGTTGTTCCAGGTGTTGGCGACCGATTCGAGATCGAGGTCGTACCGGCCGTTTGCCAGCAGTTCGAAGCCCTCGCCGTAGGTCTGCATCAGGGCGTACTCGACGCCGTTGTGGACCATCTTGACGTAGTGGCCCGAGCCAGCCGGCCCCATCCGGTCGTGGCCGTCGGGGCCGGTCGCGACAGCATCGAAGACAGGGACCAGTTCGTCGTAGGCCCACTTCGGGCCGCCGACCATCAGCGAGAAGCCGAGTTCCGCACCGGCTGGGCCGCCGGAGGTGCCACAGTCGAGGTAGGCCGCGTCGGTGGACTCGGCGCGGCGAACTGAATCCTCGAAGTAGGAATTGCCGCCGTCAACCACGATGTCATCGCTGTCAAGTGTCGGAGTCAATTCGTCCAGCGCGGCGTCGACCGGGTCGCCGGCCGGGACCATCAGCCAGATCCGTTTCTCCGAGCCGAGTTTCTCCACAAGGTCTGCGATGGACGATGCCGGCCGAGCACCAGCGTCTGCCGCGTCAGCGACGCTCTCCTCGTCGATATCGAAGACGACGACTTCGTGGCCGGCTTCGAGTACGCGGTCGACGACGATGCGGCCCATGCGTCCGAGTCCGATGACGCCAAGTTCCATACCGAGGAGTCACCGACCGAACAGGTAGAGGTTGCGATTCGACAGAAAAGCGTGGCACGAACACCACCCGTGCCGTCGTCAGTCATGGCGCCGTCGCCAACCGGCTATCCCTGAAGCGACCGTGGGAGAATCGCCACGAGTCCTGTCCCGTACTGCACCGAATAGTCCGGCTCTGGAACGCAAAAAATCCACGGAAAATACTCACCTCGGCCGTGACAATTTGGGGACCACTGCCGTTTTGTTCCGGCCACACCTGCTGAGGATATGGACGACCGAATACGCGAACACGCCCGGATTCTCGTTGACTGGAGCGCTCGCATCGACGCGGGCGACGACGTGGTGCTGGCCGTTGAGGACGGTGCCCACGACCTCGCAGTCGCCGTGGCCGAACAGCTGGGTGACCGCGGCGCGAACCTCCTGTCGACGTATCAGTCAGACGAACTCACGCGGGCCTATCTGCAGGCCCACGACGGGTCATTCACCGAGAACCCCGAGTACGAACTGGCGCTGTACGAGCGAGCCGACAGCGTGCTGTTCCTGAAAGGGTCGCGAAATACCACCGAGACAGCCGACGTGGACAGCGACCGGCGGCAGGCGTACTCGACGGCTCGACAGGAAATCAGAGAGGCCCGGCTGGACACCGACTGGGTATCGACACAGCATCCGACGCGGGCGATGGCCCAGCAGGCCGGAATGGCCTACGACACCTATCAGGACTTCGTCTACGACGCGACGCTGCGGGACTGGGAGGCACTGGCGGATGAACAGGCCCGGCTAAAGGATATTCTCGACGACGGCAAAGAGGTCCGAATAGTCGCCAACGGCACAGACATCACGCTGTTCATCGACGGCCGCATCGCCGTCAACTCCGCCGCCAGCGTAGCGTACGACTCGCACAACCTCCCCTCCGGCGAAGTGTTTACCGCGCCCTACGACACCGCCGGCGTCGTCACCTTCGACGTTCCGATGACGATACAGGGTCGCCGCATCAAAAACGTCGAAATGACGTTCAAAGACGGCGTCGTCGTCGACTGGTCGGCCGAACAGGGCGAGGCAGTCATCGACGAAATCATCGGGACCGACAGCGGCTCCCGCCAACTGGGCGAACTCGGTATCGGGATGAACCGCGGCGTCGACCGCATCACCGATAACATCCTCTTCGACGAGAAGATGGGCGGAACAGTCCATCTCGCGCTCGGACGTGCGTACGATGCCTGCCTCCCCAAGGGCGAATCCGGCAACGACAGCGCCGTCCACGAGGACCTCATCACGACGATGGGCGAGGGGTCGCGGCTCGAAGTCGACGGGGAAGTCGTCCAGAAGGACGGCGTATTCCGCTGGGAAGACGGCTTCGAAGGGTAGCTGTCGCGGGACTGCGGTGCTGTGGGCCGGGAATAGATGTTCTGATGCCGTGGGCCGGGAGCGCCCTCCGTGGCGCGACTCGGGGAAGGGCAGGTCTGCCGAGGGCTGTACTGATGCTGTTGTGATGTACCGCGAGCGGAGCGAGCGGTTTCACTCCGAGCGCGGCCCCAGGCCGCGACTCGGAGGTCGTTTTTAGCGTAGATTTTTGCGAGGAGCCCTCCCACAGCGGCGCGAAGCGCCGCGAGGAAGGGCGACGAAGTAAAAAGGTACTAGATGGCGAGGAACTGCGACACCAGCCACTTCGTAAACGTCCCAGTAATAGCCCCGATCCACGAGAGAATCACGAAATGCATGTAAGTGTTGGCGTTATGGCCGCCATCAATGGTTCGGATCATCAGCGACGACAGCATCGCGCCAAACATGATAATAATGATCAGCAGGAACTCGATGAGCGGGATGTTGTAGACGCTGGTGTTGATGAGCGAGGCGGCGTCAAGCCGGCTCCCGGTGCTCAGGTTGAGCGACATATCGGCGAGGATGTTGACGACCTGTAGGCCGATGAAGAAGGCGAAAGTCGACGCGGCGGTCATCCCGTAGAGGAGGCCCACAAGCGTCGTCGCCGCCTGCTTGCGCTTCTGGCGGAGTTGTAGCACCTGATTCATGTTCTCGGAGATGAGCTCGCCCAGTTGCTTCGGGGACCCACCCATCTCGCGGCCGATGAGGTACA from Haloarcula sp. H-GB4 harbors:
- a CDS encoding NAD(P)H-binding protein, producing MRVLVVGATGFIGRRLVRALDDAGHDVVAFSRSASEESFPEGVEPFEGDLGDPDSLDGLCDDIDVAYYLIHSLTSENFAELDRRYARRFADSASAAGVDRVVYLSGISGDEENLSPHLASRREVESVLVEGSFDLTVLRAAVIIGPESASFRIVDDLTDRLPLMLVPKWVRTPCQPIGVDDAISYLVALLGTDETRGETYDIGGPSVWSYESLLKLTAAEKGKRVFIVPVPVMTPGLSSHWLRFTTDVQYAIARPLAESMRNPVTVDPEIDLQDVVPIEQTPIKDAVRKALAAA
- a CDS encoding NUDIX hydrolase, whose product is MPAELNETRVRTCKDRLLDHYDGVSVRDKDEVVSDELFDYLRTVVRDGYVGSGYVWVVRAPEQAAELSDSMGPNDQQDGTRVLMILHRGSATWQVPGGGVESGETFEDAAVREVHEETGIECTVQDCFRLEHLRTVADGSDERLHTLWAYFDGRYRNGCISIQPSELNGAAWVNTKPQSVGESLKTRAEAWFDE
- a CDS encoding 2Fe-2S iron-sulfur cluster-binding protein produces the protein MVELVGVAVGATLTLIVVALHYAKGTGWEAPEDISQEVLEQRAATVPETDFPEPYNRSIGGGGAAAIPAGEAEGELGEGEAVEEEDEGFDPDDIADDEVEYYEIEFAKEGETIEVANNEPILDAGEEEGWDLPYACREGQCISCAGHIEDGPAEDYIRHSNNDSLMDDDMEEGYCLTCVAYPTSDFTLETGESP
- a CDS encoding type IV pilin N-terminal domain-containing protein produces the protein MGLKDSWNNLGTAGKVLVGLGVGMAVLFILIPLVIIVAAVVASFVLGMGSGGGDVAVAPQASFSFEYEQTPDGVVTVVTHDGGDTISAEQLTIEVADGQTVGWNSDDGEVTVGDQSSVSVEGGDEVSLVWHGDDQTTVLARSTAPASEY
- the gnd gene encoding phosphogluconate dehydrogenase (NAD(+)-dependent, decarboxylating); this encodes MELGVIGLGRMGRIVVDRVLEAGHEVVVFDIDEESVADAADAGARPASSIADLVEKLGSEKRIWLMVPAGDPVDAALDELTPTLDSDDIVVDGGNSYFEDSVRRAESTDAAYLDCGTSGGPAGAELGFSLMVGGPKWAYDELVPVFDAVATGPDGHDRMGPAGSGHYVKMVHNGVEYALMQTYGEGFELLANGRYDLDLESVANTWNNGAVIRSWLLELCEEAFREEGNDLGDVADRVEGGSTGTWTVQEALEQEVPVPLIYQSLAERFGSRADDGRFSRRLASRLRYGFGRHEVPRRE
- a CDS encoding aminopeptidase is translated as MDDRIREHARILVDWSARIDAGDDVVLAVEDGAHDLAVAVAEQLGDRGANLLSTYQSDELTRAYLQAHDGSFTENPEYELALYERADSVLFLKGSRNTTETADVDSDRRQAYSTARQEIREARLDTDWVSTQHPTRAMAQQAGMAYDTYQDFVYDATLRDWEALADEQARLKDILDDGKEVRIVANGTDITLFIDGRIAVNSAASVAYDSHNLPSGEVFTAPYDTAGVVTFDVPMTIQGRRIKNVEMTFKDGVVVDWSAEQGEAVIDEIIGTDSGSRQLGELGIGMNRGVDRITDNILFDEKMGGTVHLALGRAYDACLPKGESGNDSAVHEDLITTMGEGSRLEVDGEVVQKDGVFRWEDGFEG